CAAATTATTACACATGAAATTAGGCACTTGAAACAATACAGGTTACTGCACCATTTAGCAAGTACTGCAACAAAACACATACAATACATCCTACCATTTAGGAACCATGGCAACATAAAATATTTCAACCCTTTCCCATCTACTATTCATAGCTTGGACATGCGACATCTACTTTTCTTGGCTCAAAAGGACTGGCCCCTCCAGTTGCGCTCAACTTCTAGGATATCACTTCTCTGAAGGCCATGAAAATAGTCATCTGGTAAGATTGTTCACGATCATGAATGGCATTTATAATTAGTTGATATTTGCATATGCAATATCTAGATAAAAGTTTATAAATCCAGTACTTTAAAATAACTAATGCTCCTGGTATCCATAGAGCCAGAATACATAAATACAAATAATTAGAGGCATGGATCTCTAACATTAGATAGCCTATGTAAATATTTTTCTTCTAATGCAGTATGCTTTTAACCTAGTGTTTTCGTGGTATCCACTGGCTATTATAATCTATGATAGAATCCTCCCAAGCAAACTAACTCGAGCCATATGAgtctattttattttttattttgcgAGAAGCCATGTAAAGTCCATTGATAGCACATCGAAAATTTGGAACCTAAACATTAACTTATTCTAGGGACCAACACAAGTGAGATACGTGGCCAACGGGAAGGAATATTTACCACAATCACAACATAAACAAAATTGATCAACCTGAAATGATCGGCGTGGATGAGATCTGTTCAAATTTTCTTGAAGCACCTACAGGATAGAGAAACAAATCTCACATTCACATGCAACAGATGCTAGCAGTTCACTAATTCTAGCACAATGAGGCCACTACAAAATTAAAATCTATCAGGACCCTTAAGTTTCATACCTTTAAGGCACCCCTAGCAGGTCAATGCTGCAAAAGCCATGTTGATCCACTCCACCAATGCTAGCTTAGCAGCATACCTATGAGGAGACATTGAGACAATGGAAGTACAAAGGGTGACATTTGACACTATAATTAGTTTCCTGATAAGATAATAAATGATGCAAATCCTAAGTGGTAGCGTAATTCTATAATGTCACTTGTTCAATCTGATTGCCAAAGACTACTAACCTGAAATTATCTTAACTTCTGAACACCACAAAGGTGCAGCTTATTTTGGCATTTACTGAAGAAGCAATCAGTTGCAATTACAAAGAAGGCCTGATGCTTTCCTGTCCAGAATTTAGTGCATGAATTTTGACCATTATTACATGTCCTACACCTACTATCTCCGCAACTCAGTGCCATAATTGCTCCAATTCTTCAGATGTAACTTTATCAATTCTCAACAAATTTTAGTAATGTAGAAACAAATGATATATTTACATCTTGATCGGTAATCTATAAGATGCAACATGGTTGTCCAAAAAAACTGAAAGAGAACAGAGAAGTGCCATAGAGAAAACCTTATATGGCTGCTGCCACATCCCTTGCCCTATCTATTTCAGCCAACATTCCTTGTCCACGGGAAATGAAAAAGAACGGAAAAGTTGTTGTGGTTTGCTTCGGATATTCATCCCTTGACATACCATGTTGAAAGGAAGCTTCTTGCTCGATTTCCTTCACCTATATAACAATCAATAAGAATACCAAATAGGGCTTGGTGTTCAGTAAGCAGCTGGAAAGGATTAAATGGAGTCCGCCTTTCACGAAGTCCCTACCCATGTATCCCAACGAACGTCTCTTCTGTCAACTATGTAAAACTCTTGTAACAAACTTTGTCCCCGCTTAATATATTGAAGCAACTATGCTGCATTTGTAGAAAACATGATTCGTAAGGAACAACATTTTATCTAAATAAAATATAAGAATCGAGCTGCAGTTGACTTACTCCTTTTAATCAAACATGCTCCATAGCATGACACAAGTCTTCATGTTCCCATCTAATCTGCAACCGAGTTGCAGAAGCGCTTGGTCTTATCTCATAATCTACCACAACAATCAGAACTACCACCAGATGTGACAAACACGGTACCATATATGCTATGCCATGGGATCACATATCAATATGTCATGAGTCATAAGACAAGAATAATACTACAGCGAAGGTCTAAATGGCTTTGCTGCATTCTACAATTGGATTTTGAAAGAAGCATAACTGAGCATGTTGAATAAATAAATACATTGTAGAAAAAGATTCTAATGGTGTATAATTGTATATGCAGCAAGTTTAAAAGTAAGAGATGCAGACAGTAAACAATTGCCCATGCATTGCAACGTGAGATACACTAATAAAATTTCGACATAACAGCCAAAATTGTTTGTCATGATAGAAAAAGGCTACTCCCtccataaagaaatataagatcgcttggatcactaaagtagtgatctaaacattcttatatttctttacataGGGAGTACGTACCATACAATGGAAGAAAAGGCTCAATTGCAGCAGAAACTAGTCGCCGAGTCAGAGAAATGCAACCATGACAACGAAACATGTTTCCCGTGGAAGAAACATATGCCACGGCAACAAAAATAGGCCACCACAGCAGAAAAAATAATAAGTCTAAGGCATGTTAAGTTAGTCCACATGTCTATCATCAACTGTCATGAAAAATAAGTGTAACATAGATCATTGTACGAGGATATTAAACTGGCATATGCAGGATGTTTCTTTCTGCATGCTAGATAAGTCACTTGTTGAGAGGTCAAGATCAATCAAGATTAACTTAATATTGACAAAGTGAATCTAGAACAACCCAATACTAACAAATCAAATATAGTAAACGTGCATGTGTACAGGTATGCTGATAAAAGAAAATCCTTGTAACAACAGCAGAAACTTTAGGAGGAGCTGCAGCAGCCAAGTTGTTTGAAGCACCTAAGAATAGGGAGATTCCGTTGGGTTGCAACATCGTATTTTATTGAAGTTGGATTTCATTCTTTAGATAGCACACCAGGTCCTCTTATGAGCTTGCGCACTCTTTGTGGCATGCTACTTCAACACATGGAATGCATTTTTGAACTGAGTATCCACCGGCTAACAATATTTAGCAGGCTTGTGAGAACGTCTAATATAATTCTCATGAACAGACATAGATGACAGAAGAACAGACTAAAGTGGTCAGGAATTCAGGATGCATGGCCGGAAGTATGGCCGGCTTCCTCCCACATCAGTCGTCAGTCTGTAGGTAGGTCACCTCAACAAAACTCTAACATGCTGATGGGGAACGACAGTAGGTGCCCTCGCTCTACCCTATCCATGTTGAGTGCATCCGGCCCATAGCACCTTCTCGAACATCATGTCGCTCGTGTAAACACCACGTGCACACGCCCCACGCTAACGGGCTCCGAACACACCGGCGCCGATGTGGCTCATGAAGTTCTCGTACACACCGACATGGCTCCTTGTGAGATCGAGTTGTCCCAGTTTCCCTGCCAATGCATAACAATCAGTCCAATGAAAACAAGGCACGGTGTGAGATACCTAGAGATGGCACATGGCAACATGGCGTGACAAATTAAGGCTTAGCGAGGGCACACTGATCATAAGCTTGTCGTGGAAGTAGATGGATGGCCGGGGACATGCCAGTGCGCCAGTAGTTTGTGCGCCTCTCGGTTCCGAGGCAGAAGAAGCTGGTGTAGTTGTGGCGGAGCGCTTGGCCACGTAGCCTGGTGCCGTCGATCGACTCCATGGCCTGGAAAGTAGTTGCATCCCGACCCCCCCCTCCCGTCGCGCCGGAGTTTCACCTTAGCTGGCAAGTCGCTTGCTGCATTGGTTCCCGGCGACTTTGAGCGTGATCTGCACCAGGCTCCCAGCGCCTCCCCTGCCTCCTACTCCTTCTCTACCCAGCCACTCGGCATATGGGAGAGCGCGAGGCGGGCGCCCTTGGTGACGTAGGCCTTCCTTCCTCTCCGCGTCAATCAGGGCCGGCGAGGGTGCCGATTGCTCCGCCATCTCAAGCGTGCTAAGGGTAGGCGCACTCCTAGTTTCCCGAGATTAACCGGGCGAGAGGATTGCGTTCTGATTCTTATGCATAAGCCTTGGAAGAAAGGAATCGGTTTTTATTCGTAGGTTTTTTTTATCATAATTGATAATCGATTGCCTTACCAAACCAGAGAGGGGTGGGATAGCGTACGTGAGGAGGGATTGATCGTGGAAGGGGGTGTCGAACGAACGAAACGAATCGACGTACGAACTCCTCCTTTAGGAGTAAGAGATATGCCGCATCGCTTATATTCGTATCTACCGTCAGTTTTGCAACATATAGTCAAAATGTTGTAGAATTTGTGGATCAAAGGAGCTAAGTATGGAAGAGGATCGGTAGCAAAAATAAATCGGAGAGAGAGGTGATATGTTTGGAAGTTGATCTCATGTATATGGTATTATTTCTGAATTCTTAGTTACCTAATATTTACATGATTGAATTGGATCGACACCTGCCAAAGCAAGCACGAATAAATGGAAAGAGGATCAGACGCGATTCAGTTTTAACGTGGGAGAGATGGTGGGGGGAGGAGACGAAAAAAAACCAGACGAAAGTGGTGGGACTATTCAACCAActcgtccattaggagtagagatataaACCGATGAAGTGGGGGAGGGGATGAAAAAAATCTTAGAAAAAAAACCAGCAAAGGTGGGACAAAAAAATCCATGATAGATGAAACGAAAATTGATCGGCGGAGACCACCAACTGCTCTATTAAAAATAGAGACTTACCTTTTTTTTACTGCATTCAGGTGGGGGCCTCCCCATTGctagaaaaagaaaaggaaaaaacgcACCACGTGACTAGGAGAGGGTGAGAGTGGCAAGGGCGCAAGGCTCGTTTGCTTTTCCCTACACCCAAAACCCCAATTTCCTGCCACCAGAGCACAAGGAAAGAAATGAATCAATTCGCCCCTCAGCAATCGTCGCTCGCCATGGACTCAGGGGAGAGCTCCGCCGCCTCCAACGCCGCCCACGCGGCAATGGCCGTCGACTACGCCCCCGAGGTCGCCGGCTGCGTTTCGTCCATGGTCGACCTCGGCTGCGCCGCCGGCGTGGAGAGCCAGCGCCTGTTCCTGGCGCGCCGCACGGCGCTGGAGATGCTGCGGGACCGCGGGTACAGCGTACCGGAGGACGAGCTCGCCCGCACCCTCCCGGAGTTCCGCGCGTGGTGGTCCGAGACGCCCGAGATCGAGCGCCTCTCCTTTTCCACAACCCTCGCCTCCGACGAGTCCAACAAGGTGCCTCTTTTTCCCAATCCCCTTTCGTATTTTTGCGAGGGAGGAGCTGATCCACTCTAACAACGTGGTTAACACAGGTGCGAATTGTGTTCTGCCCACCTGAGCCCGTCAAAATCGCAGCCATCCGGGAGGTGTATGTCCGAATCAAAGAAGAGAACTTGTCTTGCCTGATTCTGATTTTGCAGAGCAAAATAACATCTAGAGCTAGGGAGTCCATCAAGGAGATGTTCAAATTCAAAGTAGATGTATTCCAGGTTAGTTTCCTCTAATCTGTTGGTGGCCTGTTCTAAATTTGAACACTGTATTCCAAAATTCACATTCTGCAAGCAAAGATAATGGCAATTTGTGTTGTAGCTTGTAAGTACAATGCCATACCATTAGGATAGGTAGGTAACTTGTTACTACAGTGGCATGAGTGTTAATTCCGTGTTATCCTGACCATAGTGGTGTACCAGGGCCAGCTCTATAATTTGGAGGGCCCTAGGGCGAAGTCGACGACTTGGCCCTTAAGGCCATATATATGTATGTGCATGTAGGTATATATACATGTCTATTTTCATTTGCAAAGTATTAAGAGTTAAATTTCAACCACACATTCTTACGGCGGAAAGAAGCCACGAGGGAGGGAAACCTCTGAAAAAGCAGCGACGAGGCATGTGCTGGCATTATCATCCAGAGGCTGCGCCACTCGCTGGAGAGCGCATTGGTGAGCGCGGCTCGTTCGCGGGAAGCAAGAACAAGCACAGCTGGACGTTGAGGGGTGCTGCTCTGATTCGATTCTTGCCGCTCGCTGCAAGTGGTCGCCATTTCGTCCAATAGGCAGCGAGCAAGTTCTGCACGCAAGGAGATGAGTAGTTAAACCACATGCGTTAACCCATTGAATCAAAAGGTGTCACGGCATCACCTCACACTGGAATCAACGACGGTCGGAAGCTCCAGAGGAGGGAGGAACGCGCCCCCCGGCTC
This genomic window from Aegilops tauschii subsp. strangulata cultivar AL8/78 chromosome 4, Aet v6.0, whole genome shotgun sequence contains:
- the LOC109746010 gene encoding DNA-directed RNA polymerase V subunit 5A, whose amino-acid sequence is MNQFAPQQSSLAMDSGESSAASNAAHAAMAVDYAPEVAGCVSSMVDLGCAAGVESQRLFLARRTALEMLRDRGYSVPEDELARTLPEFRAWWSETPEIERLSFSTTLASDESNKVRIVFCPPEPVKIAAIREVYVRIKEENLSCLILILQSKITSRARESIKEMFKFKVDVFQITELLVNITKHVLKPKHEVLTAEEKAKLLKQYNVVDSQLPRMLETDAVARYYGLGKGTVVKFTYDSELTVDHVTYRCIF